A single Nicotiana tabacum cultivar K326 chromosome 5, ASM71507v2, whole genome shotgun sequence DNA region contains:
- the LOC142181015 gene encoding uncharacterized protein LOC142181015: MAINENESTSTTVTSSPSDSQNLDLVHHNHPLYIHPSDTHGDVLISIQLRGSKHYSLWSRSMKIVLHGKNKLGFMLGTCRKELYDVSLHELWDRYNAIVLAWIMNTVAPNLMSIVIYASNAHNIWEDLRERFDKVNASRSFYLHKEIAKLTQNLLIVSEYFSKLRELQDEYEALAPPPSCGCPDSKQHTEHYKLQKLYQFLTGLNDSFNNAKDQIFMIRPLSNVNQAYAMMVNVERQRRNNTALSIGIGILQH; encoded by the coding sequence ATGGCAATTAATGAAAATGAATCTACTTCGACCACTGTTACATCGTCACCATCAGATTCTCAGAACCTTGACTTAGTTCATCACAATCATCCTCTGTATATTCATCCTTCTGATACTCACGGTGATGTTCTCATCTCGATTCAACTTCGAGGCTCAAAACACTATTCTCTTTGGAGTAGATCTATGAAAATTGTGTTGCATGGCAAAAACAAGTTAGGTTTTATGCTAGGAACCTGTAGGAAAGAGTTATATGATGTGAGTCTTCATGAACTCTGGGATCGATATAATGCTATTGTTTTGGCATGGATAATGAACACTGTAGCTCCAAATTTAATGAGTATTGTGATCTATGCCTCTAATGCACACAATATCTGGGAAGATCTTCGTGAGAGATTTGATAAAGTAAATGCTTCTAGATCATTCTATCTTCACAAGGAAATTGCAAAGCTAACTCAAAATCTGCTAATTGTATctgaatatttttcaaaacttagagAGTTACAGGATGAATATGAAGCCTTAGCTCCTCCTCCCTCATGTGGATGCCCTGATTCCAAGCAGCATACAGAACACTATAAACTACAGAAATTGTATCAGTTTTTGACTGGTCTAAATGACTCCTTTAATAATGCTAAAGATCAGATTTTTATGATTCGGCCACTTTCAAATGTTAACCAAGCTTATGCTATGATGGTTAATGTTGAGAGACAAAGGAGAAACAATACAGCCTTAAGTATTGGCATTGGTATTCTGCAGCACTGA
- the LOC107796600 gene encoding uncharacterized protein LOC107796600 has product MSKANSGNGNSGFKPRNNLGRSTLECDYFHLKGHTNDTCYKLHGYPVDFKAKRRGYSGPEDLLSVKVMWIGKEEFGLYILKPDISKDSVQFQDAKQSTSLVSSVNTVSNFSNNKAIHTKSTENCIMSLWNKRLGHAPMKVLQKISSLPHIPMQDHHYTVCPIAKQSRLPFLHSTSCSTHPFEIVHTDVWGPYRVPTHDGKRYFMTLVDDFSKYTWLFLMNTKAESIVVLKMFLTLVQTQFDSKVKCLRSGNGIEFFNEQGASPFEKLYNKVPSLQHLRVFGSMCYASSARKVDKFSPKAISVVHLGYSSMQKGYILYDLHSKLIFVSRDTVSKENVFSFKHVTSNSSPLFPILDLSEADCSSLNCIPTPGNPITESLPSVYSQLIDPSQLVPDHHPQLSSSTAADPPPIRKSSRTYVPPIWLKDYVLPSKGAVCNYSISNYVCYDKLSPAYQACLTAYSAVSEPTSYVEASTDPKWIEAMRAGIVALEEN; this is encoded by the exons ATGAGTAAGGCTAACTCTGGGAATGGAAATAGTGGTTTCAAACCTAGAAACAATCTAGGGAGGTCTACACTAGAATGTGACTACTTTCACCTAAAAGGTCATACCAATGATACTTGTTATAAGCTCCATGGATATCCTGTTGATTTTAAGGCCAAGAGAAGAGGTTATTCAGGTCCTGAG gaTCTCTTGAGTGTGAAGGTAATGTGGATTGGTAAGGAAGAGTTTGGGCTCTATATTCTGAAGCCAGATATCTCTAAGGACTCAGTGCAGTTTCAGGATGCAAAGCAAAGTACCAGTCTAGTATCTTCTGTAAATACTGTCTCTAATTTTAGTAACAATAAGGCAATCCATACTAAGTCTACTGAGAATTGTATTATGTCTTTGTGGAACAAGAGACTAGGGCATGCACCTATGAAAGTTCTACAAAAGATTAGTAGTTTACCTCATATTCCTATGCAAGATCACCATTATACAGTGTGTCCTATTGCTAAGCAATCTAGATTGCCATTTCTTCACAGTACTTCTTGTTCTACTCATCCTTTTGAAATTGTGCATACTGATGTCTGGGGACCATATAGGGTTCCAACTCATGATGGTAAAAGATACTTTATGACATTGGTAGATGATTTCTCTAAGTACACATGGCTCTTCTTAATGAACACTAAAGCAGAATCTATTGTTGTGCTGAAAATGTTTTTAACACTAGTTCAGACTCAATTTGATAGCAAGGTTAAGTGTCTTAGGTCTGGCAATGGTATTGAGTTCTTCAATGAGCAG GGAGCCTCTCCTTTTGAGAAACTCTATAACAAGGTTCCATCTCTTCAGCACTTGAGAGTCTTTGGTAGCATGTGTTATGCCTCCTCAGCTAGAAAAGTAGATAAATTTAGTCCCAAGGCCATTTCTGTTGTACATCTAGGCTATTCTTCTATGCAAAAAGGATATATTTTATATGATCTCCACTCTAAATTGATCTTTGTAAGCAGGGACACTGTCTCCAAGGAGAATGTTTTTTCCTTTAAGCATGTTACATCCAACTCttctcctttatttcctattttgGACCTTTCAGAAGCCGATTGCTCCTCTCTCAATTGCATTCCTACTCCTGGAAACCCTATAACTGAATCACTTCCTTCTGTCTATAGTCAATTAATTGATCCTAGTCAACTAGTTCCTGATCATCATCCACAGTTAAGCTCATCCACTGCTGCTGATCCACCTCCTATTAGGAAATCATCTAGGACTTATGTTCCTCCTATATGGTTAAAAGACTATGTGTTACCCTCCAAAGGAGCAGTCTGCAATTACTCCATTTCCAATTATGTTTGCTATGATAAGTTGTCTCCTGCCTATCAGGCATGTCTTACTGCCTACTCAGCTGTGTCTGAGCCTACCTCCTATGTTGAGGCAAGTACTGATCCTAAGTGGATAGAAGCCATGCGGGCTGGGATTGTTGCCCTTGAGGAGAACTAG